The nucleotide window AAGCTGTTTTTCCGGATATATCAACTTCATTAATTTTAGCATTATAGTTTAAAAGTGTTATAAAAAGTTCAAGATTATTATGAAGTATACAATCATGAAGAAGAGGCAACTTATTTTTTGAATATATTGCAATATCAGCACCACTATCAATCAGTATACGTGCTATAGCATTATTATCTGCTTGATTGCATTGATCTTGATTATTAATAGCATAGTGCAACGGTGATAAATGATTATCATCTTGTGCATTAATAAATTTTTTATCGGCTGCAAGTTGCTCAATAAGACTAAAATGTTTTTCTTCTATAGCACTATGTAAAATATTTTTTCCCTGATCTTTTTTTGCATAATAATTTTCGGGATTTATTTCACCGATTGTTTTAACGGTAGCACAATCTCCTTTTTTTACTGCCAACAGCAATGGTGTTAATCCCTTATGATTGGTTATTTCCAAGTTTTGCGTAGTAACTTTCGATAATAATACAGCACATGATTGATTTTTACATGAACTAATAGCGCAATGGAGTGGAGTATCTCCACTATTATTTTGCTCATTTCCCGTAGGCAATGTTGGACCACAGGTATAATACCATAACCAACTACATGAATCATAATAATCTGTTATTAATGTGATAATGTCTGCATATCCTTGTTGAGCGGCGATATGTAAAATTGTATCACCATTATCATTTTTGATAGTACAATCTTGTCCATTATCAAGATAATCTTGTACAGCTTGTTTGTTTCCTTCGTATGCATCATGAAATATACGGGGAACCTCTCGTGATATAATAACATTGACACTATAAAGTAATAAACCGAGCAGGACATAATTAATTTTTTGCATGTTTTTTTCTTTTTCGATTGTATAAAATTCTATTTATTATGCAATAGTATAATGTATTGTGTCAGTTTATGTCAAAATACAATCAAGCGTATCTGTAAATGTTATTGCTATCAGATCTTAGGTAAGCGTATGTTAATTATATATAAAAAGGAGTACTAATATGAAAATAAAATTATATAAAAAAATGATTTGTCTTAGTCTTCTTATAACGGGAATTAACATATTTTCTGAAGTTGTGCCTTTTAAGCTTGGCGTTGAAAATATTCCAGTATCTTTATTAAAAAAAGTCTGCCCCCATAAAAAAAAAGATTCATGCATGATTGGCCTAATCACCAATCAAACGGGTGTTGATCAAAAAGGAAAAAGAACAATTGATATTCTTGCTGTTGATCACTATGCCGTGCGATACATTTTTGTTCCCGAACATGGACTAAATGGAACATTAGCTGAGCGCGATGTCCATGATTCTATTGATAAAAAAACAGGTATTTCCATAGTCAGTTTATATGGTAATGGTTCAGGTAAAATGATTACGCCTGAACATATGAATAATATTGATGTAATAATATTTGATATTCAAGATTCTGGTATGCGCCATTATACATATATTTCTACCTTACTTACTACAATGAAAATAGCCGCGGAATACAATAAACCATTTGTTGTTTTGGATCGACCAAATCCATTAGGTGGAATTATGGAAGGTCCACTTGTTGATCCTAATCTTATCTCATTTATTTCCATTGCACCTATTCCATTACGTCATGGAATGACAATTGGTGAATTAGCGTGGTATTTCAATAAACATGTACTAGAAAAACGTGTGTCATTGCATGTGGTAAAAATGAAAGGATATGATCGATCACAAGGTTTTATTGGAAACTTGATACATCAGTTATCACCAAATTTGCAATCATTACAATCATGTTATGGCTATAGCTTTTTAGGATTATTAGGAGAAATAGAACCATTTAATGTTGGCGTTGGAACATCTATGGCATTCCGCTGTATTACCTTACCAGAATCTATGCATGTATCTGATGAAGTATGGAATCGTCTACAAACAATTTTGAATTCATTTAACATTAAAAGTTATCATTATCATTATATTAATAAAAAAAATAAAAAAACTAATAAAGGTTTACGATTAGAATTTTCTGATATAAATAATGTACATGCGTTTGAATTATTTATTGTAATATTACAGTTCTTTAAGAATGAAAAAATATCATTTTCCTTTTCTCGATCATTTGATAAAGCTATTGGCACTACCTCAGTACAAAAACTATTGGATGGCACACTTTCTGAAAAACTATTTTTTAATCATATTCATAAAGATTTACAACGATTTTATAAACATGCTCAAGATTCATTTCTTTATCAACCGTGGCCAACTATTAAAAAGGCAACATATTTTATACAAAAAAGTAAAAAAGCCCAACAACAGGAAATTTCATAAATTGTATAATTGCTTCATGAATATCACGACTAAGAAGTATCATTGCGCTCTTTTGTGCTAATATAGTTGTTAACTACCAGATTAGCACAAAAATAAAGTTAATTAAAAGTAAAAATTTTTATTACGCTTTTAATATCAAGCTGCTTAATAAGTGCAAAGTCCATGATATTGGCGATACTATTATTGTGTTCCAAATCCATGCTATTGGTGAAAATAGTGTTGCCAATAAGCCACCACTAGGCTCCTCTTTCTTTTCTGAGGATGAATTATTGCCACTAAGTTGCTCCTCACTATGCGAATCATAATCTTTTTCGGATCTTTTATTTTCTATGGGTAATTTTGTCGTATTGTCCTTATTATCTATTCCGCTGGCAGATGATAGTGATTCTTTAAATTCCCTACGTTTTATTAGTTGGGCTTCTTCACATAGCAATTTAAGATCCTCTATACTTATACTTAGATAATCTAAAGGATCACTATAAATTACTCGACCTATTGTTTTTTGTAATGATTGATCAAGAGGTAAATCCGGTTGCTCTTTCATTTGTTCTTCTTGTTGTTTTTGTTCCCAAGGTTTTTCATTAAACAATATTTCCCAGGAACTTCGTAATGACTGCAAGCTTACTTCTTTTTGCTCTTGCACCATATCAGAATCTTGCTTAATATAATCTGCAAGATCTTCAT belongs to Candidatus Babeliales bacterium and includes:
- a CDS encoding DUF1343 domain-containing protein codes for the protein MKIKLYKKMICLSLLITGINIFSEVVPFKLGVENIPVSLLKKVCPHKKKDSCMIGLITNQTGVDQKGKRTIDILAVDHYAVRYIFVPEHGLNGTLAERDVHDSIDKKTGISIVSLYGNGSGKMITPEHMNNIDVIIFDIQDSGMRHYTYISTLLTTMKIAAEYNKPFVVLDRPNPLGGIMEGPLVDPNLISFISIAPIPLRHGMTIGELAWYFNKHVLEKRVSLHVVKMKGYDRSQGFIGNLIHQLSPNLQSLQSCYGYSFLGLLGEIEPFNVGVGTSMAFRCITLPESMHVSDEVWNRLQTILNSFNIKSYHYHYINKKNKKTNKGLRLEFSDINNVHAFELFIVILQFFKNEKISFSFSRSFDKAIGTTSVQKLLDGTLSEKLFFNHIHKDLQRFYKHAQDSFLYQPWPTIKKATYFIQKSKKAQQQEIS